The following coding sequences are from one Tissierella sp. window:
- a CDS encoding sugar ABC transporter ATP-binding protein, with the protein MENQYLLNMDNISKEYYGNRVLKNVNLKIKAGEIHALMGENGAGKSTLMNILFGMPVIHSTGGFEGTVEIDGKSVVIDAPHNAMNYGIGMVHQEFMLIPGFTVTENIKVGREISNPNLLSKVFGKNLETLDFPKMKKDAKKALATIGLNIEEYVKVAGLPIGYMQFIEIAREIDKTGIKLLVFDEPTAVLTESEAERLLEIMRLIADKGIAIVFITHRLDEVMAIADSLTVLRDGEFVIRKDVKDSSVEEIAELMIGRKVEKLVDDMEDNRVLRDDDIALSMKDYYVNMPGEMVNGINLDIRKGEIFGIGGLAGQGKIGIPNGIMGLYESKGTVSLFGKELELSKLGNALENGIACVSEDRRGVGLLLGESIEQNIAFSAMQINDDFLVKFGPIKLFDQKKARKHAMDMIELLDIRCTGPKQASGSLSGGNQQKVCLARALTMNPDLLIVSEPTRGIDIGAKKLVLEYLVKLNREQGLTIIMVSSELVELRSLCDRIAIVSGGKLATILKPDAADAEFGLAMAGSRKEGAKNA; encoded by the coding sequence ATGGAAAATCAATATCTCCTAAATATGGACAACATATCAAAGGAATATTACGGTAATCGTGTGCTTAAAAATGTTAATTTAAAAATTAAAGCCGGAGAAATACATGCTTTAATGGGTGAAAATGGGGCTGGAAAGTCTACATTGATGAATATATTGTTTGGAATGCCTGTGATACATTCCACTGGAGGATTTGAAGGAACAGTTGAAATTGATGGGAAATCTGTAGTAATAGATGCCCCACATAATGCAATGAATTATGGTATAGGAATGGTTCATCAAGAATTCATGCTTATTCCAGGATTTACTGTTACAGAAAATATAAAAGTTGGTAGGGAAATAAGTAATCCGAATTTATTAAGTAAAGTTTTTGGGAAAAATTTAGAAACTCTAGATTTTCCAAAGATGAAAAAAGATGCAAAAAAGGCCTTAGCTACAATCGGTCTTAATATAGAAGAGTATGTTAAAGTTGCAGGATTACCAATTGGTTATATGCAATTTATTGAGATTGCAAGAGAAATTGATAAAACTGGGATAAAGCTATTAGTATTTGATGAGCCTACTGCAGTACTTACTGAATCCGAGGCGGAACGCTTGTTGGAAATCATGCGTCTAATTGCAGATAAAGGTATAGCCATAGTATTTATAACTCACCGTCTTGATGAAGTAATGGCCATAGCAGATAGTCTTACAGTTCTAAGAGATGGTGAATTTGTTATACGAAAGGATGTAAAGGATTCTTCCGTTGAAGAAATTGCTGAACTAATGATTGGTAGAAAAGTAGAAAAGCTCGTTGATGATATGGAAGATAATCGTGTATTAAGAGATGATGATATAGCTCTTTCCATGAAGGATTATTATGTTAATATGCCAGGCGAAATGGTTAATGGAATTAATCTTGATATCCGCAAGGGTGAGATTTTTGGAATAGGTGGTCTTGCTGGACAAGGGAAAATTGGTATCCCTAATGGTATAATGGGTCTGTATGAATCAAAGGGCACTGTTAGTCTATTTGGCAAGGAATTGGAACTATCAAAATTAGGCAATGCTTTAGAGAATGGAATCGCCTGTGTTTCTGAAGATAGAAGGGGCGTAGGATTACTTTTAGGAGAATCAATTGAGCAAAACATTGCTTTCTCGGCTATGCAAATCAATGATGATTTTTTAGTAAAATTTGGTCCAATTAAATTATTCGATCAAAAGAAGGCTAGAAAACATGCCATGGACATGATAGAACTATTGGATATTCGTTGTACTGGTCCAAAGCAAGCTTCAGGAAGTTTATCTGGTGGAAATCAACAAAAAGTGTGTTTAGCTCGTGCCCTTACTATGAATCCTGATTTGCTAATTGTATCAGAGCCAACTCGTGGTATTGATATTGGTGCTAAAAAACTAGTACTAGAATATTTAGTCAAACTTAATCGTGAGCAAGGTCTAACTATAATCATGGTTAGTTCTGAATTGGTAGAGCTACGGTCATTATGCGATAGGATCGCAATAGTTTCAGGAGGAAAGCTGGCTACTATATTGAAACCAGATGCAGCAGATGCAGAATTTGGTCTTGCTATGGCAGGTTCAAGGAAAGAAGGTGCTAAGAATGCGTGA
- a CDS encoding ABC transporter permease subunit: MRDKVNNVYQNIGLPRLIIIGFFLSMLALAAPLGLSVPNLLGDAIRRWAMYGVLVLAMVPAVQCGIGLNFGISLGIVAGLLGSIITIEVGAMNPWLSILLAMGVGIGIASILGIGYGLVLNRVKGSEVTVSTYVGFSVIAFMNILWLSLPFKSGELIWPLGGQGMRNTISLASSFGEVFNRWLDFSIGEGINGLYIPTGLIIFFLLVCFIVWLFMRSKAGIAMSAAGANPVFTKSSGINVNKMRILGTVISTVLGAVGIIVYSQSYGFIQLYNAPLWMGFHSVAAVLIGGASVDRAKISHVIIGAFLFQGILAVALPVVNKLMPDSNLSDVIRIIISNGIILYALSKTKGGSKNA, from the coding sequence ATGCGTGATAAAGTGAATAATGTCTATCAAAACATTGGCTTACCTAGACTGATTATTATTGGGTTTTTTCTATCTATGCTAGCTTTAGCTGCCCCTTTGGGATTAAGTGTACCTAATCTTTTGGGAGATGCTATTCGCCGATGGGCAATGTATGGAGTATTAGTACTTGCAATGGTACCTGCTGTTCAATGTGGTATTGGCTTGAATTTTGGAATATCATTAGGTATAGTTGCAGGACTCTTAGGGTCAATAATAACAATTGAAGTAGGAGCTATGAATCCTTGGCTAAGTATATTATTAGCTATGGGCGTTGGAATTGGTATAGCGAGTATACTAGGGATAGGATATGGCTTGGTTTTAAATAGAGTAAAAGGCTCAGAGGTAACTGTTTCAACTTATGTTGGTTTCTCTGTAATTGCTTTTATGAATATTTTATGGCTTTCCTTACCATTTAAGAGTGGCGAATTAATATGGCCACTAGGTGGGCAAGGTATGAGAAATACCATAAGTCTTGCTAGTAGTTTTGGAGAAGTATTCAACAGATGGTTAGACTTCTCCATTGGTGAAGGAATAAATGGCCTATATATTCCAACAGGATTAATCATCTTTTTCTTATTGGTTTGTTTTATAGTATGGCTTTTCATGAGAAGTAAGGCGGGTATCGCCATGAGTGCAGCTGGAGCAAACCCTGTGTTTACAAAATCCTCTGGTATAAATGTGAATAAGATGAGGATTTTAGGTACAGTTATTTCCACTGTATTAGGTGCAGTAGGAATAATTGTCTATTCACAAAGCTATGGTTTCATACAGCTTTATAATGCACCATTGTGGATGGGATTTCACAGTGTAGCTGCAGTGCTTATAGGGGGAGCTAGTGTAGATAGGGCAAAGATATCCCATGTAATTATAGGAGCATTTTTATTCCAAGGGATATTAGCAGTAGCTTTACCTGTGGTTAACAAATTAATGCCTGATAGCAATCTTTCAGATGTTATTAGAATTATTATCTCCAATGGCATAATACTATATGCCTTGTCAAAGACAAAAGGAGGTAGCAAAAATGCCTAA
- a CDS encoding ABC transporter permease subunit, translating to MPNIKDKTLNIINDNKVVLLFVILCIGAIVASGSPLTFIAGELFTRIGRNGFTVLSLLIPVLAGMGLNFGITIGAIAAQIAVFWIVYWGFTGIEGFLVSVLMATPIAILFGWLVGKLFNKMKGAEMIAGMVLGYFADGLYQLFFLFIIGAVIPVQNDTLIITGGIGVKNTIDLASNLKYSLDTVSMLTIISLSFYIVVGILALKFILRALKKIETSMIKDLILLVAAVAIYGATFIPGINGFLAMDRLLLLHGVIIGIAILIISQVWKIIDNKFIKHTEEYNIKQPIAGIVAAGLIFLLTYIGPIEEILMYVNIPVTTYLCIVVLCIFNNMLLRTRLGQNMRTVGQSRTVANAAGINVDRTRIIAMIISTVLACWGQLIYLQNIGTFSTYGAHTQVSQFAIAALLVGGASVHKATNKQAIIGVILFHTLFIVAPQAGKELFNNAQLGEYFRVFVAYGVIAVSLAMHAWKTTIKPKETDKLDSSLADS from the coding sequence ATGCCTAATATTAAAGATAAAACTCTAAATATAATTAACGATAATAAGGTTGTTCTATTATTTGTAATTTTATGTATAGGTGCAATAGTAGCTTCTGGTAGTCCTCTTACCTTCATAGCCGGAGAATTATTTACTCGTATAGGTAGAAATGGATTCACAGTTCTGTCCTTGCTTATTCCGGTTTTAGCAGGTATGGGATTGAACTTTGGTATAACAATAGGAGCAATAGCAGCTCAAATTGCCGTATTTTGGATAGTCTACTGGGGTTTTACTGGTATAGAAGGTTTTCTTGTTTCTGTACTAATGGCTACCCCTATAGCAATATTATTTGGATGGTTGGTTGGTAAGCTATTTAACAAGATGAAGGGCGCAGAGATGATTGCGGGAATGGTCTTAGGCTATTTTGCTGATGGCTTGTACCAATTATTTTTCCTATTTATAATTGGAGCAGTTATTCCAGTACAAAATGATACTCTAATCATAACTGGAGGCATCGGAGTAAAGAATACTATAGACTTGGCAAGCAATTTAAAGTATTCCTTGGACACTGTTTCAATGCTAACAATAATTAGTCTATCATTCTATATAGTTGTAGGAATCCTTGCATTGAAATTCATCCTAAGAGCATTAAAGAAAATTGAAACTTCCATGATCAAGGATTTAATCCTATTAGTTGCTGCTGTAGCTATATATGGAGCAACATTTATTCCTGGAATTAATGGATTTTTAGCAATGGACAGATTGCTATTACTTCATGGTGTAATCATAGGAATTGCAATTCTGATTATTTCTCAAGTTTGGAAGATAATAGACAACAAATTCATTAAACATACTGAAGAATATAATATCAAACAGCCAATAGCAGGAATAGTAGCAGCAGGATTAATTTTCTTATTGACCTATATAGGACCAATTGAGGAAATATTAATGTATGTAAATATTCCTGTAACAACATATCTATGTATAGTTGTACTATGTATATTCAACAATATGCTACTTCGAACCAGACTTGGCCAGAATATGCGTACAGTAGGTCAAAGTCGTACTGTAGCCAATGCAGCTGGTATAAATGTTGATAGAACAAGGATAATAGCCATGATTATATCTACTGTACTTGCTTGTTGGGGTCAGTTAATTTATTTACAAAACATTGGTACCTTCTCAACCTACGGTGCCCATACTCAAGTAAGTCAGTTCGCCATAGCAGCACTTCTTGTAGGTGGAGCATCAGTTCATAAGGCAACAAACAAACAAGCCATAATAGGGGTTATACTATTCCATACCTTGTTTATAGTTGCACCTCAAGCAGGAAAAGAGTTGTTTAACAATGCACAACTAGGAGAATATTTTAGAGTATTCGTTGCCTATGGAGTTATAGCAGTATCCCTTGCAATGCATGCTTGGAAGACTACTATAAAGCCTAAAGAAACGGATAAACTTGATTCCAGTTTAGCTGATAGTTAA
- a CDS encoding FeoB-associated Cys-rich membrane protein, translating to MVDLIIIGIIVVCIVLSITSIRKRKKSGGSSCGGSCSGCPSTTCSTNK from the coding sequence ATGGTAGATTTGATTATAATTGGGATTATAGTGGTTTGCATAGTGCTAAGTATAACTAGTATTAGAAAGAGAAAAAAATCAGGTGGATCTAGTTGCGGTGGTAGCTGTAGTGGTTGCCCGTCTACAACTTGTAGCACCAATAAATAG
- a CDS encoding sulfurtransferase → MKNIVSQEWLVNNMLEENLIILDVRAGLTDPDYGYEEYKEGHIKGAQFVSMEDTLTGKLGQHGGRHPLPNMEVFIENMKELGVNNDSTIIIYDDGDLSMAGRLWWMLKYAGKDKVFVLEGGIKAWIENGNELTTEIPTPLKSNSLTLNINDLMKVDVDYVKSAINSKDVAIVDARAKERYAGEVEPMDRIPGHIPNALNFPWMDLLIDGKVMDKESLIDHFKSLEKYEEVIVHCGSGITGTVNYMLMEEIGLTPRLYLGGYSDWVSYEDNEVVKD, encoded by the coding sequence ATGAAGAATATTGTATCCCAAGAATGGTTAGTAAATAATATGCTAGAGGAAAATTTGATTATATTAGATGTGAGGGCAGGCTTGACTGATCCTGATTACGGTTATGAAGAATATAAAGAAGGTCATATAAAAGGTGCTCAATTTGTTTCAATGGAAGACACCTTGACAGGGAAATTAGGTCAGCATGGGGGTAGACACCCATTACCTAATATGGAAGTATTTATTGAAAATATGAAAGAATTGGGTGTAAATAATGATTCTACAATAATCATATATGATGATGGTGATTTATCCATGGCAGGTAGACTTTGGTGGATGTTGAAATATGCAGGAAAAGATAAGGTATTTGTCTTGGAAGGTGGAATAAAAGCTTGGATAGAGAATGGGAATGAACTTACAACAGAGATACCTACACCTCTAAAATCAAATTCATTGACCTTGAATATAAATGATTTAATGAAAGTAGATGTTGATTATGTAAAATCAGCTATTAATTCAAAGGATGTTGCTATTGTAGATGCAAGAGCTAAGGAGAGATATGCCGGTGAAGTGGAACCCATGGATAGAATACCAGGACATATCCCTAATGCATTGAACTTTCCTTGGATGGATTTGTTAATTGATGGAAAGGTAATGGATAAGGAATCCCTGATTGACCATTTCAAATCCTTGGAAAAATATGAAGAAGTAATTGTTCATTGTGGATCGGGTATTACAGGCACTGTAAATTACATGCTAATGGAAGAAATAGGACTTACTCCAAGACTATATCTAGGTGGTTATAGTGATTGGGTTAGCTATGAGGATAATGAAGTAGTGAAAGATTAA
- a CDS encoding ABC transporter substrate-binding protein, whose translation MKFWKRSLLFLIAFVMVISVIGCTAKDEAKEDIGTPDIGSETPQEGEKELEDSTITITDHLGRTITMEKKAEKIVSGYYITTSMLIALGLEDNVVGVEAKANTKPIYSLAAPQFLELPNVGTAKEFNLEGTIALNPDLVILPIRLKDAVESLEKMGITVIAVNPESMDLLKEAIEMIGKATGTTATADKLIAYYDQKTIDIRLMAQYGSRMRIYLGGNSDFLSTASKKMYQSYMIETAGGTNVAYDIDDTYWSIISYEQLIAYNPEMIVIVPGATYTKEDILNDPKLAAIDAVKNNKIYVMPDSFEAWDSPVPSSILGTRWLGFVINEDLHAFDAFKDEVVEFYETFYGFTPDKEKITK comes from the coding sequence ATGAAATTTTGGAAAAGAAGTCTATTGTTTTTAATTGCATTTGTTATGGTAATATCTGTTATAGGGTGTACAGCTAAGGATGAAGCAAAGGAAGACATAGGAACACCAGATATAGGTTCTGAAACACCACAAGAAGGTGAAAAAGAACTGGAAGATTCAACAATCACAATTACAGATCACTTAGGTAGAACTATTACTATGGAGAAGAAAGCAGAAAAAATAGTAAGTGGGTATTACATAACTACATCTATGTTAATTGCTTTAGGATTAGAAGATAATGTAGTAGGAGTAGAAGCAAAAGCAAACACAAAGCCTATTTACTCATTAGCTGCACCACAATTTTTAGAGTTACCAAATGTAGGCACTGCAAAGGAATTTAACTTAGAGGGTACAATAGCTCTTAATCCAGATTTAGTTATATTACCTATTAGGTTAAAGGATGCTGTAGAAAGCTTAGAAAAAATGGGCATAACAGTAATAGCAGTAAACCCTGAAAGTATGGATTTACTAAAAGAAGCTATTGAAATGATAGGAAAAGCTACTGGAACGACAGCAACAGCAGATAAGTTGATAGCATATTATGATCAAAAAACTATAGATATTAGACTAATGGCTCAATATGGTAGTAGAATGAGGATTTACCTTGGAGGTAATAGTGATTTTCTATCTACTGCCTCAAAGAAAATGTATCAAAGCTATATGATTGAAACAGCTGGAGGCACTAATGTAGCTTATGATATAGATGATACCTATTGGTCTATCATTTCATATGAACAGTTAATCGCTTATAATCCAGAAATGATAGTTATAGTACCAGGAGCAACTTATACAAAAGAGGATATTCTTAATGATCCTAAATTAGCTGCCATTGATGCAGTAAAGAATAATAAGATTTATGTAATGCCAGATTCCTTTGAAGCTTGGGATTCTCCAGTACCGTCTAGTATATTGGGCACAAGATGGCTAGGATTTGTTATAAATGAAGACCTACATGCTTTTGATGCATTTAAAGATGAGGTGGTAGAATTCTACGAAACTTTCTATGGATTTACACCAGACAAAGAGAAAATAACTAAATAA
- a CDS encoding iron ABC transporter permease codes for MKIDNVDTREINRKYLPHYSIAIVLLCVAFLISIGVGRYLIPIKDIFKIFLGGEVDDTARMVFFNLRLPRTIMLLIAGMGLSIAGSVYQTIFKNPLATPDIIGVSSGATLGAAVCIVFLAGGTFTIAFSSFVGGVLAVFVAIGLTKISNKGIASFVLAGIVIGSLSNGFIMILKYFADPERQLAAIEFWSMGSFAGVTSEKLFSILPFYLFGIIMLVLFRWQINILSLSDDEGKSLGLQVEKIRLYVILAATLVVASIVSITGLVSFIGLIAPHIARMIMKRNDFNTAIFSGLIGAIILIIADCLARSIGSSEIPISILTTFIGAPYLAYLMSRYR; via the coding sequence ATGAAAATAGACAATGTAGATACAAGAGAAATTAATAGGAAATATCTGCCTCATTACAGTATAGCAATTGTGTTATTATGTGTTGCATTTCTAATATCCATAGGAGTGGGGAGATACCTCATTCCTATTAAGGATATTTTCAAAATCTTCCTTGGTGGTGAGGTTGACGATACAGCAAGGATGGTATTCTTTAATCTTAGGCTTCCTAGGACAATTATGCTGCTTATTGCAGGAATGGGGCTCAGTATAGCAGGATCTGTATATCAAACAATCTTTAAAAATCCCCTTGCGACTCCAGATATTATAGGGGTTTCTTCGGGAGCAACACTTGGGGCGGCTGTTTGCATTGTATTTTTAGCTGGAGGAACTTTTACTATAGCCTTTAGTTCTTTTGTGGGGGGAGTTTTAGCAGTTTTTGTAGCTATTGGACTTACCAAAATATCCAATAAGGGAATTGCAAGTTTTGTTTTGGCAGGTATAGTGATTGGATCTCTAAGTAACGGATTTATAATGATATTGAAGTACTTTGCTGATCCAGAAAGACAATTGGCAGCAATTGAATTTTGGTCGATGGGGAGTTTTGCTGGGGTTACATCAGAGAAGCTCTTTTCTATATTACCTTTCTATTTATTTGGTATTATAATGTTAGTACTATTTAGATGGCAGATTAATATCTTGTCATTAAGCGATGACGAAGGTAAAAGCCTTGGTTTACAAGTTGAAAAGATACGACTTTATGTTATTCTTGCTGCAACCTTGGTAGTAGCCAGTATTGTAAGCATTACTGGACTTGTATCATTTATAGGTTTAATAGCACCACATATAGCAAGGATGATAATGAAAAGAAATGATTTTAATACTGCTATTTTTAGTGGACTAATTGGTGCAATAATCCTTATTATAGCTGACTGTCTAGCAAGAAGTATAGGAAGTAGTGAAATCCCCATTAGTATATTGACTACTTTTATCGGAGCACCATATTTAGCATATTTAATGAGTCGCTACAGATAG
- a CDS encoding ABC transporter ATP-binding protein has translation MELLKVENIVAAYDKELIVNDISFNMKRKEFIGLLGLNGTGKTTLLKVISGLLRAKSGKCLIDGKNIYEYNEKQRARFISFMPQRHSIVYDTRVIEIVLMGITPYLGVFGYPTREDKQIAYSILEKMEIEDLADENFLQLSEGQKQLIIVARSLMQNSEIMLFDEPNSALDFNNSHMVLSKIKEIVKGEEKAGLITLHDPNMALYYCDRIIILKDNKIFTDFKTDDVDSKSLSNTFKEVYGEIEIIQHKEKYLMIKSQ, from the coding sequence TTGGAATTACTAAAGGTTGAAAATATTGTAGCAGCCTATGACAAGGAATTAATAGTTAATGATATTAGTTTTAATATGAAAAGAAAGGAATTTATCGGTCTTCTAGGGTTAAATGGTACAGGGAAGACTACTTTATTAAAGGTAATTAGTGGACTATTAAGAGCAAAGAGTGGTAAATGTCTTATAGATGGAAAAAATATTTATGAATACAATGAAAAACAACGGGCAAGATTTATTTCCTTTATGCCTCAGCGACATAGTATAGTTTATGATACAAGGGTAATAGAAATTGTACTGATGGGTATTACTCCTTATCTTGGGGTATTTGGCTACCCCACTAGGGAAGACAAGCAGATTGCCTATAGTATACTAGAAAAAATGGAGATAGAAGACTTAGCTGATGAAAATTTTCTCCAATTAAGTGAAGGGCAAAAACAACTAATTATTGTAGCCAGATCTTTAATGCAGAATTCTGAGATTATGTTATTTGATGAGCCTAATAGTGCATTGGATTTTAACAACAGTCATATGGTTTTATCAAAAATAAAAGAAATAGTAAAAGGTGAAGAGAAGGCAGGACTAATCACTCTACACGATCCAAATATGGCACTTTATTATTGCGATAGAATAATAATATTAAAAGATAATAAAATCTTTACTGATTTTAAAACCGATGATGTAGACAGCAAATCCCTAAGCAATACATTCAAAGAAGTATATGGTGAAATTGAAATAATTCAACATAAGGAAAAATATTTAATGATAAAATCACAATAA
- a CDS encoding aminopeptidase — protein MDNFQRNLDKYARLAVKVGINLKEKEGLIVTGNAVTLPLARAIMREAYDAGAKHVEFQLNDDEMSLARFKHGKDYVFEDYPQWKVDSLEAMYKDNYHHIFILAPDPELLKDIDGEIVAKSQKSASQAMASVMKYRMTGITKWNIVAMPSIPWAKSVFPDLDVDLAMERLWEKVFSATRVDQDDPVKAWEIHDKNLKKYKNFLNDKQFEKLVLKGPGTDLEVYLAEDHFWMGGSKESQAGHSYVANMPTEEVFTTPHRLKVNGTLKATKALSLNGRLIEDFGFTFKDGKVVDFYAEKGYDILKKLMENDEGATYLGEVALVQDDSPISNTGILFNNTLFDENASVHFALGRAYAYAMRNGSNMTEEELKAKGANFSLIHEDFMVGGPELNITAYEKDGTEVQLFKNGNWVF, from the coding sequence ATGGATAATTTTCAACGCAACTTAGATAAATATGCAAGGCTGGCAGTAAAAGTTGGTATAAATCTTAAAGAAAAAGAAGGTCTAATAGTAACAGGAAATGCCGTAACTTTGCCTCTTGCACGGGCTATTATGAGAGAAGCCTATGACGCAGGAGCAAAGCATGTTGAATTTCAATTAAATGACGATGAAATGAGTTTAGCAAGATTTAAACATGGTAAAGATTATGTATTTGAAGACTACCCTCAATGGAAGGTAGATTCTCTAGAAGCAATGTATAAAGATAATTACCACCATATATTTATTCTTGCTCCTGACCCAGAATTATTAAAAGATATAGATGGAGAAATAGTTGCTAAAAGCCAGAAATCTGCTTCACAAGCTATGGCATCTGTAATGAAGTATCGAATGACAGGAATTACAAAATGGAATATAGTAGCTATGCCATCAATTCCATGGGCAAAATCTGTGTTCCCTGATTTAGATGTTGATCTAGCCATGGAAAGATTATGGGAGAAAGTATTTTCAGCTACTAGAGTTGATCAAGATGATCCTGTAAAGGCTTGGGAAATCCATGATAAAAATTTGAAAAAATATAAGAATTTCTTAAATGATAAGCAATTTGAAAAACTAGTATTAAAAGGGCCAGGTACTGACCTAGAGGTTTATCTAGCTGAAGATCATTTCTGGATGGGTGGTTCCAAGGAAAGCCAAGCTGGCCACTCTTATGTAGCAAATATGCCTACAGAAGAAGTATTTACTACACCTCATCGCCTCAAAGTCAACGGAACATTAAAGGCTACAAAAGCCCTTAGCTTAAATGGAAGGCTTATTGAAGACTTTGGATTTACATTTAAGGATGGAAAAGTAGTTGATTTCTATGCAGAAAAGGGATATGACATCTTGAAAAAACTTATGGAAAATGATGAAGGTGCTACTTATTTAGGGGAGGTAGCTTTAGTTCAAGATGACTCTCCAATATCAAATACAGGTATATTGTTTAACAATACATTATTTGACGAAAATGCTTCAGTTCATTTTGCCTTAGGCAGAGCATATGCCTATGCCATGAGAAATGGTTCTAATATGACTGAAGAAGAACTAAAAGCAAAAGGTGCGAACTTCAGTTTAATTCATGAAGATTTTATGGTAGGCGGTCCAGAATTAAATATTACAGCATATGAAAAAGATGGCACTGAAGTACAATTATTCAAGAATGGAAACTGGGTATTTTAG